Proteins from a genomic interval of Symmachiella macrocystis:
- a CDS encoding heparan-alpha-glucosaminide N-acetyltransferase domain-containing protein, producing the protein MSPTTLNASNRLLSIDQLRGYAIFGMILVNSKGMFGIELEQLSHHKDHFTYADTIAPIFMFVVGISMRLSWLRRSEVTGVTATRIAMVKRFTTLVLIAFVIYMGWLWDALMDIGLAGLLAVMFIDKSPKVRAIAACSMALLYQALVSFTVYGPWIMRTGDLTDENLPYLFKWIPYQSTLFDVRINGGPFGPLSWCFILLLGTIAYDIMKSNDRQRIVTYCLLLGINLCAAGWAVSMPWGEVKPLWPISAYHMTLPFPLWSTGICFLTLLAFHFLCDVGGIRIPTFTSVSMNALFIYIVQCVISETEAPKEIITKSFEWIQKPLVESNPSLAVPLGLCGILSYYGLLAALAYVLHRKKIYIKI; encoded by the coding sequence ATGTCCCCTACTACGTTAAATGCCTCGAATCGTTTGCTCTCGATTGACCAACTGCGAGGGTATGCGATTTTCGGAATGATTCTGGTCAATTCCAAAGGCATGTTTGGGATAGAACTCGAACAGTTGAGTCACCATAAAGATCATTTCACCTATGCCGATACGATTGCTCCCATTTTCATGTTTGTTGTGGGAATCAGCATGCGTTTGTCCTGGCTGCGTCGCAGTGAGGTCACCGGCGTAACGGCCACGCGAATCGCCATGGTGAAGCGGTTCACCACTTTAGTGCTCATCGCCTTTGTGATTTATATGGGCTGGCTGTGGGATGCCCTCATGGACATCGGTTTGGCCGGTCTATTGGCGGTGATGTTCATCGACAAGTCCCCCAAAGTGAGGGCGATTGCCGCTTGCAGTATGGCATTGCTCTATCAGGCACTGGTCAGCTTTACGGTTTACGGGCCGTGGATCATGAGGACGGGGGATCTGACGGACGAGAATCTGCCCTATCTGTTCAAATGGATCCCGTATCAGTCGACCCTATTTGATGTACGGATCAACGGGGGCCCCTTTGGCCCATTGAGCTGGTGCTTCATCCTGCTACTGGGGACGATTGCTTATGACATCATGAAAAGCAATGATCGCCAGCGGATCGTCACCTATTGTCTGTTGCTGGGCATCAACTTGTGTGCAGCGGGTTGGGCGGTCAGCATGCCGTGGGGAGAAGTCAAACCGTTGTGGCCCATCTCAGCCTACCACATGACTTTGCCGTTTCCGCTCTGGTCCACGGGCATTTGCTTTCTGACGTTACTGGCCTTTCATTTCCTCTGCGACGTGGGAGGCATTCGCATTCCCACATTCACCTCGGTCAGCATGAATGCGCTGTTCATCTATATCGTGCAATGCGTGATTTCTGAAACCGAGGCGCCTAAGGAGATCATCACGAAGAGTTTCGAATGGATCCAGAAACCGTTGGTCGAATCCAACCCCTCGCTCGCCGTCCCACTGGGCCTCTGCGGAATTCTGTCCTATTACGGACTGCTGGCGGCACTCGCCTATGTACTGCACCGCAAGAAGATCTACATCAAGATCTGA
- the lpxA gene encoding acyl-ACP--UDP-N-acetylglucosamine O-acyltransferase produces MSTQISAMASVDPQAIIGADVQIGPFCVIGAGVQIGDRTKLISHVAIQGPATIGADNCFHPTAVIGGDPQDLSFSGTETRLEIGNGNTFREGVTVNRGAEKEEGVTRIGNNNMLMANSHVAHNCRIANNVILVNGVLLGGHVQVQDNVIISGNSVVHHFSTLGTLCFVSGLSRVPHDVPPYMMWAGGDDSRVRTINIVGMQRRGISNETIRIIKKVQRLIYRDCKKVDFVAETLHELIGDDWPAEVTNLMDFLGHGGGGRQGRRLEVPKAA; encoded by the coding sequence ATGTCCACACAAATATCAGCGATGGCAAGCGTTGACCCCCAGGCGATCATCGGCGCGGATGTGCAGATCGGCCCCTTTTGCGTGATCGGGGCGGGTGTCCAAATCGGGGACCGTACCAAATTGATCAGCCACGTGGCGATTCAAGGCCCCGCTACGATCGGTGCGGATAACTGCTTTCATCCAACGGCTGTCATCGGCGGTGATCCGCAAGACCTGAGTTTTTCCGGAACCGAGACACGTTTGGAAATCGGCAACGGAAATACTTTCCGTGAAGGGGTTACGGTCAACCGCGGTGCGGAAAAAGAGGAAGGCGTGACCCGCATCGGCAACAACAATATGCTGATGGCTAACAGTCATGTTGCTCACAATTGTCGGATTGCGAACAACGTCATTCTCGTAAACGGGGTGCTACTCGGCGGGCACGTGCAGGTGCAGGACAATGTCATCATTTCCGGCAATAGCGTCGTGCATCACTTTTCAACGCTGGGCACGCTCTGTTTCGTGAGCGGACTGAGCCGTGTGCCTCACGACGTTCCCCCATACATGATGTGGGCGGGAGGAGACGACAGCCGTGTGCGCACGATTAATATCGTTGGCATGCAACGTCGGGGAATCAGCAACGAAACCATTCGTATCATTAAAAAAGTGCAACGCTTGATTTATCGCGATTGCAAAAAGGTCGACTTCGTCGCCGAAACTTTGCACGAACTAATCGGGGACGATTGGCCTGCAGAGGTCACTAACTTGATGGACTTTCTTGGACATGGTGGCGGTGGCCGCCAGGGACGCAGGCTGGAGGTGCCCAAAGCGGCATGA
- a CDS encoding OmpH family outer membrane protein, with the protein MTKTRLIFAVTMALLGASMISSQAYAQGNSGEPGNKVGLIDMEEVFKNYKKFNVLQDELKADMEKSKGELEGSFKRLQAAERQLKDSTFKKDSDNYTALESRFTTEKAAFEAKVQNKDRQFKRRQAEIYKTIHGEVQDIVQVFATRKGYSLVMRFRRPKSLDSDPRSIAADLNSSVVFHRDADDITDIITSALNRHFDQTAGTAVKRDSKVRPVSGQKPATNRTPTRSRSNP; encoded by the coding sequence GTGACAAAGACACGACTGATTTTCGCCGTCACGATGGCTCTGTTGGGAGCCTCGATGATTTCCTCGCAAGCCTATGCTCAGGGCAATTCCGGCGAACCCGGTAATAAGGTGGGCCTGATTGACATGGAGGAGGTCTTCAAGAACTACAAAAAATTTAACGTTCTTCAAGACGAACTCAAAGCCGATATGGAAAAAAGCAAGGGCGAACTGGAAGGTTCGTTCAAACGGCTGCAAGCGGCAGAACGACAACTGAAGGACTCCACCTTCAAAAAGGACAGCGACAATTACACCGCGCTGGAAAGTCGTTTCACCACGGAGAAAGCCGCCTTCGAAGCCAAAGTGCAAAACAAGGACCGACAGTTCAAGCGTCGCCAAGCTGAGATCTATAAGACGATCCACGGCGAAGTCCAAGACATCGTCCAAGTGTTTGCGACACGAAAAGGTTATTCGCTGGTCATGCGTTTCCGTCGTCCCAAGTCGCTTGATTCAGACCCGCGGTCGATTGCAGCTGACTTGAATTCCTCGGTGGTTTTCCATCGCGACGCCGATGACATCACCGACATCATTACCAGTGCACTGAACCGACATTTCGATCAGACTGCTGGAACGGCGGTGAAACGGGATAGCAAAGTCCGTCCCGTGTCCGGACAAAAGCCCGCGACGAATCGCACTCCGACCCGTTCTCGGTCGAATCCGTAA
- a CDS encoding UDP-3-O-acyl-N-acetylglucosamine deacetylase: protein MEQRSQQTIAREAEVAGVGFLWGADVRLKFLPAEPNYGIQFVRTDLGNSPSVPALVEFTVPQERRTVIENSGTRIEMIEHVMAALAGLQVDNCRVELNAPEPPGCDGSSLFFAEAIAHAGIVAQDQPRKVVRIQSDVVAADDRGTDVRAQAVAHDGLEITYELDYGPDSPIQAHTASYRITPETFLNELAFSRTFVLEAEADALKAQGYGARLTTADLVIFGKDGPIENKLRAADECARHKLLDCIGDLALIGCDLQGHVIARRSGHRLNAEIVRRLKLAHSTHFFPNPETNGECRAA from the coding sequence GTGGAACAACGGTCGCAACAGACCATCGCACGAGAGGCGGAAGTCGCCGGCGTGGGCTTCCTTTGGGGAGCGGACGTCCGCTTGAAATTCCTACCAGCTGAGCCGAATTACGGCATCCAATTTGTGCGAACCGATCTGGGGAATTCACCTTCCGTTCCGGCCCTCGTAGAATTCACCGTTCCCCAAGAACGCCGCACCGTCATTGAAAATAGCGGCACTCGCATAGAAATGATCGAACACGTCATGGCCGCGTTGGCCGGACTACAAGTCGATAATTGCCGGGTTGAGCTCAATGCGCCGGAACCGCCGGGATGCGACGGTTCTAGTCTTTTCTTCGCTGAAGCGATTGCCCACGCGGGAATCGTGGCTCAAGATCAACCCCGCAAGGTTGTGCGCATTCAAAGCGACGTCGTGGCAGCCGACGATCGTGGTACCGACGTTCGCGCACAAGCGGTCGCGCACGACGGATTGGAGATCACCTACGAACTCGACTACGGCCCTGACTCGCCGATTCAAGCGCACACGGCCAGCTACCGGATTACGCCTGAAACATTTTTGAATGAGCTAGCGTTCTCACGAACGTTTGTGCTGGAAGCTGAAGCCGATGCACTCAAGGCTCAAGGTTATGGGGCGCGGTTGACGACAGCGGATCTGGTAATCTTCGGCAAAGACGGACCGATCGAAAACAAATTGCGAGCCGCTGACGAATGTGCGCGGCACAAATTGCTCGATTGCATCGGAGACTTAGCGCTCATCGGTTGCGATCTACAAGGACACGTCATTGCCCGCCGTTCCGGGCACCGTTTGAATGCGGAAATTGTTCGACGATTAAAATTGGCCCACTCCACACACTTCTTTCCTAACCCGGAAACCAACGGGGAGTGCCGCGCTGCTTGA
- a CDS encoding TetR/AcrR family transcriptional regulator, with product MDEVIATKDKGTEGIRYASLKKTRARAEEILEAAAVVFTVKGFDATSMNDIAKAVDLTKAGLYHYIRGKQDLLHAIMDFAMDAIEMQVLEPAGQIADPTERLKMTLYKHIHLFENYGTHVTILIDEMTALTPAHREHIIQRKRAYLDFVRNTLSELKAAGRMRDLDVTITSLNILSTIVGMARWYNTDGKMPLEYVSEQTIGWVLRGVLKDE from the coding sequence ATGGATGAGGTCATTGCGACCAAGGACAAGGGGACCGAGGGCATCCGCTACGCGTCGTTGAAAAAAACGCGAGCTCGTGCTGAAGAGATCCTGGAGGCGGCCGCCGTAGTGTTTACGGTCAAAGGCTTTGACGCGACCTCGATGAACGACATCGCCAAGGCGGTCGACCTGACCAAAGCGGGGCTGTACCACTACATTCGCGGAAAACAGGATCTGCTGCACGCGATCATGGATTTCGCCATGGATGCCATTGAGATGCAAGTCTTGGAGCCGGCGGGGCAGATCGCCGATCCGACTGAGCGGTTAAAAATGACCCTCTACAAGCATATTCATTTGTTCGAGAATTATGGCACGCATGTCACGATTTTGATCGATGAAATGACGGCACTGACTCCCGCGCACAGGGAACACATTATCCAGCGCAAACGCGCTTACCTGGATTTTGTGCGGAATACCCTCAGCGAATTGAAAGCTGCGGGACGAATGCGCGACCTGGATGTCACCATCACATCGCTGAACATCCTTTCCACCATCGTCGGCATGGCGCGGTGGTACAACACGGATGGAAAAATGCCACTGGAATACGTGTCAGAACAAACCATCGGTTGGGTTTTGCGCGGCGTGCTCAAAGACGAGTAG
- the gatB gene encoding Asp-tRNA(Asn)/Glu-tRNA(Gln) amidotransferase subunit GatB: MDYTVIIGLEVHVQLLTESKIFCGCANKFNPDHPNTQTCPVCLGLPGALPVMNQEAFRLSVKTGMALNCDIPSFTKWDRKQYYYPDLPKNYQISQYDLPFSQDGWVEIAVDPEQDEPRKIRLIRAHLEEDAGKNMHDESGGGADSLVDLNRTGTPLLEIVSEPDLRSAAEAKAFLQELKLLLGYLEVSDCNMQEGSLRCDANVNLHVHQDGKNIPTPIVEVKNLNSFRGVEMAIDYEIKRQVKEWESTGKTMGEVAKETRGWDAERGMTFSQRGKEEASDYRYLPDPDLVPVIVSEDFLEEIRNDTCEFPADRRARIREAYSLSQYDAAVIVDQGRAFADYFEDVARHCDDGKQAANWMTQDVQRELNERNIGIQDFPLHSSVLGDVLNRIVKKEITTKSGRDLFAELLKIESDEIITAEQIHQIIVDKDLAVVSDTGQLEGVIAAVIAKNAKAAEDLRGGKQAAAGPLIGQVMREIKGADPGIVRQMILDAVQE, encoded by the coding sequence ATGGATTACACCGTCATTATCGGCCTCGAAGTGCACGTGCAATTGCTCACCGAGAGCAAGATCTTTTGTGGCTGCGCGAATAAATTCAACCCGGACCATCCCAACACGCAAACCTGCCCGGTCTGTCTCGGACTGCCTGGGGCATTGCCGGTAATGAACCAGGAGGCGTTTCGGCTGTCCGTCAAGACCGGCATGGCGCTCAATTGCGACATCCCGTCGTTCACCAAATGGGACCGCAAACAGTATTACTATCCCGATCTGCCCAAGAACTATCAGATCAGCCAATACGACTTGCCGTTCAGCCAGGATGGTTGGGTCGAGATCGCTGTCGATCCCGAACAGGACGAACCTCGCAAGATTCGTCTGATCCGTGCGCATCTCGAAGAGGATGCCGGCAAGAACATGCATGACGAATCGGGCGGCGGCGCGGATAGCCTCGTCGACCTGAACCGTACCGGCACGCCACTGCTGGAAATTGTTTCCGAACCGGACCTACGCTCTGCCGCCGAAGCGAAGGCGTTTTTGCAGGAACTCAAACTGCTGCTGGGATATCTGGAAGTCTCCGACTGCAATATGCAGGAGGGGAGTCTGCGTTGCGACGCCAACGTCAACCTGCATGTGCACCAGGACGGGAAGAATATCCCCACGCCGATTGTTGAAGTGAAAAACCTCAACAGTTTTCGCGGCGTGGAAATGGCGATCGATTATGAGATCAAACGACAAGTCAAAGAATGGGAATCGACCGGCAAAACCATGGGAGAGGTCGCCAAGGAGACCCGCGGTTGGGATGCGGAACGAGGCATGACCTTCTCACAACGGGGCAAGGAAGAGGCGTCGGATTACCGCTATCTCCCCGACCCCGACTTGGTCCCGGTGATCGTCAGCGAAGATTTTTTAGAGGAGATTCGCAACGATACCTGCGAATTCCCTGCCGATCGCCGGGCGCGAATTCGCGAAGCGTATAGCTTGTCGCAGTATGATGCGGCGGTGATCGTCGACCAGGGCCGCGCGTTCGCAGATTATTTCGAGGACGTTGCCCGGCATTGCGACGACGGCAAACAAGCGGCCAACTGGATGACTCAAGATGTCCAGCGCGAGCTGAACGAACGCAACATCGGCATTCAGGATTTTCCGCTACATTCCTCGGTTCTGGGCGACGTGTTGAACCGGATCGTGAAGAAAGAAATCACGACCAAGAGCGGCCGCGACCTGTTTGCGGAGTTGCTCAAAATCGAGAGCGACGAAATCATCACTGCCGAGCAGATCCATCAAATCATCGTCGACAAGGATCTAGCGGTCGTTTCCGACACCGGACAATTGGAAGGCGTGATTGCCGCTGTGATTGCCAAAAACGCCAAAGCGGCCGAAGACCTCCGCGGCGGAAAACAAGCCGCCGCCGGACCGTTGATCGGTCAAGTAATGCGCGAGATCAAAGGCGCCGACCCGGGGATTGTCCGGCAGATGATTCTGGATGCGGTGCAGGAGTAG
- the aqpZ gene encoding aquaporin Z, translating into MSLGKKCGAEFLGTFWLTFGGCGSAVLAAGYPDVGIGWLGVSFAFGLSLLTMAFAIGHISGCHINPAVSVGLLVAKRFKAAEFLPYVIAQVAGAIAGSSVLYLIASGHADFSLEDGFAANGYGEHSPAGYSLVAGLVTEIVLTFFFLMIILGSTDSRAPQGFAPIAIGLGLTMILLIGIPVTNMSVNPARSTGPALYVGGWALSQLWMFWVAPIVGAALAGVVYPLIAGDPKAED; encoded by the coding sequence ATGTCATTGGGGAAAAAATGCGGAGCCGAGTTCCTTGGAACCTTCTGGTTGACTTTCGGTGGCTGTGGTAGTGCAGTGCTCGCCGCCGGATATCCCGACGTGGGTATCGGCTGGTTGGGCGTTTCGTTCGCGTTCGGCTTATCACTACTGACAATGGCCTTTGCGATCGGCCACATTTCCGGTTGTCACATTAACCCGGCCGTTTCGGTGGGGTTGCTGGTTGCTAAGCGATTCAAAGCTGCTGAATTCCTCCCTTATGTGATCGCCCAGGTCGCAGGAGCCATTGCCGGCTCCAGCGTGTTATACCTCATTGCTAGTGGGCATGCAGATTTTTCTCTGGAAGACGGATTCGCGGCCAACGGATATGGCGAACATTCGCCTGCGGGATATTCGCTCGTCGCGGGCTTAGTGACTGAGATCGTACTCACTTTTTTCTTCCTTATGATTATTTTGGGATCCACCGATAGCCGAGCTCCTCAAGGATTTGCCCCGATCGCTATTGGGCTGGGTTTGACGATGATCCTTTTGATTGGCATTCCTGTCACAAACATGTCGGTGAATCCGGCGCGGAGTACCGGTCCCGCACTCTACGTCGGTGGGTGGGCACTGTCGCAACTGTGGATGTTCTGGGTCGCGCCCATCGTTGGTGCCGCACTCGCCGGAGTGGTTTATCCGCTGATAGCAGGAGACCCGAAAGCGGAAGATTGA
- a CDS encoding ABC transporter ATP-binding protein, whose protein sequence is MADAPTLVDIQGLKTYFHTDGGIVKAVDDLSIKIKEGHTLGLVGESGSGKSVTSLTIMRLLPEVSANIEAGSISFLGRDLVRLPDAEMRSIRGKDISMIFQEPTTSLNPVFKVGKQVMEAIILHQKVSKAEARKRTIELFEEVGIRDASRRVDSYPHEMSGGQKQRVMIAMALSCNPKLLIADEPTTALDVTIQAQILDLIRELRDERGMSILFITHDLGVIAEIADDVAVMFNGKLVEYNTILEIFTNAQHPYTKGLLACRPQLESTFRRLPTVVDFMETKQVGDQTEVIERVVDEERMKALVSKGRGRLLHPKAELKSMGHPWEEGDHEADTETVPEGQTPVLAVEDLKVYFPIKKGVLSRTVDHVRAVDGISFNVYKGQTLGLVGESGCGKTTTGRAILRLVQPTSGKVTFEGIDATTASGSELRAMRRRIQIIFQDPYGSLNPRMTIDAALTEPMMVHKLGGSRKDRRERAASLLEEVGLKGDFLGRYPHEFSGGQRQRICIARALAVEPEFIICDESVSALDVSVQAQVLNLLKDLQEQHGLTYVFISHDLSVVKFMSDMMAVMNMGKIVEFGPSESIYANPVEEYTQRLIEAIPKDTIENIERRQSDRIAALKKRQAG, encoded by the coding sequence ATGGCTGATGCTCCTACGCTTGTTGATATTCAAGGCCTCAAGACCTATTTCCACACCGATGGCGGAATCGTTAAAGCGGTTGATGACCTTTCGATCAAGATCAAGGAAGGGCATACGCTGGGACTGGTGGGGGAATCGGGGTCCGGCAAATCGGTCACCTCGCTGACCATCATGCGGCTGTTGCCGGAAGTTTCGGCCAACATCGAAGCGGGTTCGATTTCGTTTCTGGGGCGCGATTTGGTCCGGTTGCCCGATGCGGAGATGCGGTCGATTCGGGGTAAAGATATCAGCATGATCTTTCAGGAACCGACCACCTCACTGAACCCGGTGTTTAAGGTGGGCAAGCAGGTGATGGAAGCGATCATCCTGCACCAAAAGGTCTCCAAGGCCGAAGCCCGTAAGCGGACGATTGAGTTGTTCGAAGAAGTCGGCATTCGCGATGCGTCGCGACGGGTCGACAGTTATCCGCACGAAATGTCGGGTGGGCAAAAACAGCGGGTGATGATCGCCATGGCGCTCAGTTGCAACCCAAAACTACTCATCGCCGACGAACCGACAACGGCGCTGGACGTAACGATCCAGGCACAGATTCTGGATTTGATTCGCGAATTGCGCGATGAACGAGGCATGTCCATTTTGTTCATCACGCACGACCTGGGAGTGATCGCTGAAATCGCCGACGATGTCGCCGTGATGTTCAATGGCAAATTGGTCGAATACAACACGATTCTCGAAATCTTCACCAATGCCCAACACCCCTACACCAAAGGCTTGCTCGCTTGCCGGCCGCAACTGGAATCGACGTTCCGGCGGCTGCCGACGGTGGTCGACTTTATGGAAACCAAACAAGTCGGCGACCAGACCGAAGTCATCGAACGGGTCGTTGACGAAGAGCGAATGAAAGCATTGGTCTCCAAAGGCCGCGGACGCTTGTTGCATCCCAAGGCGGAATTGAAATCGATGGGGCATCCTTGGGAAGAAGGGGACCACGAAGCCGATACAGAAACCGTCCCCGAGGGGCAGACGCCGGTGCTCGCTGTGGAGGACTTGAAAGTCTATTTCCCGATCAAAAAAGGAGTGCTGTCCCGAACGGTCGATCACGTCCGCGCGGTCGACGGTATTAGCTTTAACGTCTACAAAGGACAAACTCTGGGCTTAGTTGGGGAATCGGGTTGCGGGAAAACAACCACCGGTCGGGCGATCCTACGTTTGGTGCAACCCACTTCGGGGAAAGTGACCTTCGAGGGCATCGATGCCACCACGGCTAGCGGCTCGGAACTCCGCGCCATGCGGCGGCGGATCCAGATTATTTTCCAAGATCCTTATGGCTCGCTGAATCCCCGTATGACCATTGATGCGGCTCTCACCGAACCCATGATGGTGCACAAACTGGGCGGGTCCCGCAAAGATCGCCGCGAGCGGGCGGCATCGCTCTTGGAAGAAGTCGGACTGAAAGGGGATTTCCTGGGACGTTATCCGCACGAGTTTTCCGGTGGTCAACGCCAACGGATTTGCATTGCCCGCGCTTTGGCCGTCGAGCCGGAGTTCATCATCTGCGACGAATCGGTCTCCGCCTTGGATGTCTCGGTCCAAGCCCAAGTGCTGAACTTGCTCAAGGACTTACAGGAACAACACGGCCTGACGTACGTCTTTATCAGTCACGACTTGAGCGTCGTCAAATTCATGTCGGATATGATGGCCGTCATGAATATGGGGAAAATCGTCGAGTTCGGCCCTTCGGAAAGCATCTACGCCAACCCGGTCGAGGAATACACCCAACGCTTGATCGAAGCGATCCCCAAGGACACGATCGAGAACATAGAACGTCGGCAGAGTGATCGCATAGCGGCGCTGAAAAAACGTCAAGCGGGGTGA
- a CDS encoding tetratricopeptide repeat protein, which produces MAEPPSESASSNAEKPQESKKRRRISPLKKVLFSIVATVVFFGAMELMLAAFGVNPITYNEDPFVGFTSRSPLYEAVQTPDGTSIYSTAPKKLQWFNPQAFPAEKAKGDYRIFCVGGSTTYGRPYNDVTSFAGWLRTYLTAADSSHPWEVINAGGISYASYRVASLMEELIEYQPDLFIIYCGQNEFLERRTYSQLMATPSAVRETGAIVARSRIYASVRTMLGHGGGAQSSSATNKLPEEVEAILDGSIGPDDYIRDDEQRTQTIEHFRFNLERMIEIARSVGARVVMVNPAANERNMSPFKNLHSDDLKPEEVARWQELMTQGTTQQESGEFEEALKSLDQAISIDPHYAQAHFVRGEILYALKQYPEAKQAFQRAIDEDVCPLRILPEMQSVVKEVAAQFEVPLVDFQELVETKTETGITGEEWFLDHVHPTIDGYRELALSLLNDLESQGIVNPNSEWTEKSRKQIDEQVMASIDEQAHGTALRNLAKVLSWARKYEEAGRLSQLAASKLPEDAETLCMAAYDFERRGQLDQAKATYEEAILLQPDYAHAHNNLGHVHRRLKEWDLAAKSFQRAVASDPNYPGAHYNLGLVYQELNQLDLAAECFETSISVNEKHPGSWEELGNVRLNQNKIDEAVEHLEMAIQLEPNLASAHNSLGVAFAQSGQMQKAAASFERAVTINPQFEAAKQNLQRARDSLK; this is translated from the coding sequence ATGGCAGAACCTCCAAGCGAATCGGCTTCTTCTAACGCAGAGAAGCCCCAAGAATCGAAGAAACGTCGCCGGATTTCCCCGCTGAAGAAGGTTCTGTTTTCGATCGTGGCCACCGTGGTCTTTTTCGGAGCCATGGAATTGATGCTTGCCGCCTTTGGGGTGAATCCGATCACCTACAATGAAGATCCGTTCGTGGGCTTCACGTCTCGGTCGCCGTTGTATGAAGCAGTCCAGACACCCGACGGGACTTCGATCTACTCCACAGCCCCCAAAAAATTGCAATGGTTCAATCCGCAAGCGTTCCCCGCAGAGAAAGCGAAAGGCGATTATCGCATTTTTTGTGTCGGTGGGTCAACGACTTACGGCCGCCCTTATAATGACGTGACTTCATTTGCTGGTTGGTTGCGCACGTACTTAACAGCTGCCGATTCCAGCCATCCCTGGGAAGTGATCAATGCCGGCGGCATCAGCTATGCCAGTTATCGTGTCGCGTCTCTGATGGAAGAACTGATTGAATATCAACCGGACCTGTTCATCATCTATTGCGGCCAGAATGAGTTTCTAGAACGTCGGACCTACAGCCAGTTGATGGCCACACCCAGCGCCGTTCGCGAAACGGGAGCCATCGTGGCGCGGTCGCGGATTTATGCCTCGGTTCGCACCATGCTCGGTCATGGCGGTGGGGCGCAGAGTTCCTCCGCGACCAACAAACTTCCCGAAGAGGTCGAGGCCATTCTCGACGGTTCCATCGGACCGGATGACTATATCCGGGATGATGAACAACGCACCCAAACCATTGAGCACTTTCGGTTTAATCTTGAAAGAATGATCGAAATTGCGCGGTCCGTCGGCGCGCGTGTGGTGATGGTGAACCCGGCTGCCAACGAACGCAATATGTCTCCCTTCAAAAATCTGCACAGCGACGATTTGAAGCCTGAAGAGGTCGCCCGCTGGCAGGAACTCATGACGCAGGGGACCACTCAACAAGAGTCAGGAGAATTTGAAGAAGCTTTAAAATCATTAGACCAAGCCATCTCTATCGATCCGCATTATGCGCAAGCTCATTTCGTGCGAGGTGAGATCCTTTATGCGCTCAAACAGTATCCCGAAGCTAAACAGGCCTTCCAGCGTGCGATTGACGAAGATGTCTGTCCACTGCGGATACTGCCCGAAATGCAGTCGGTTGTTAAAGAGGTCGCCGCTCAGTTCGAGGTTCCGCTCGTCGATTTTCAAGAGCTGGTTGAGACCAAGACCGAGACCGGTATCACAGGCGAAGAGTGGTTTCTGGACCACGTCCATCCCACCATTGATGGCTATCGAGAATTGGCGTTAAGCTTGCTCAACGATCTGGAGTCGCAAGGGATCGTCAATCCGAACAGTGAGTGGACCGAGAAATCCCGAAAGCAAATCGATGAACAAGTCATGGCGAGCATCGACGAACAGGCCCACGGAACCGCACTTCGCAACCTGGCAAAGGTGTTGTCATGGGCCCGCAAATACGAAGAAGCGGGGCGACTTTCACAGCTCGCAGCCTCTAAACTCCCAGAGGACGCCGAAACTCTTTGTATGGCTGCCTACGATTTCGAAAGGAGAGGCCAACTCGATCAGGCAAAGGCAACCTACGAAGAAGCCATTCTATTGCAGCCGGACTACGCTCACGCACACAATAACCTGGGCCACGTACATCGCCGGTTGAAGGAATGGGACTTAGCTGCAAAATCATTTCAGCGAGCCGTCGCAAGCGACCCGAATTATCCGGGGGCCCACTACAACTTGGGACTTGTCTATCAAGAGTTGAATCAACTCGATCTCGCCGCTGAATGCTTTGAGACATCGATTTCGGTGAACGAGAAGCATCCCGGGTCCTGGGAGGAACTGGGGAACGTCCGCTTGAATCAAAATAAAATCGACGAGGCAGTAGAACACCTCGAAATGGCGATACAACTGGAACCGAATTTGGCCTCGGCACACAACTCGCTAGGAGTCGCCTTTGCTCAAAGTGGTCAAATGCAAAAAGCGGCCGCTAGCTTCGAACGTGCGGTGACCATCAATCCCCAATTTGAGGCAGCCAAGCAAAACCTCCAGCGCGCGCGCGATTCGCTCAAATGA